AACTGGCGCACCGGCGCATATGAATTTGTGGAAGATGGCGAAAAACGACCGACCCTGGTCTGGACACCGGATAACCCCGGATTCACGCTCCCTACGAATACCGGCAATACCGATACTCCCTATTTGCCGAGCTCGGTTCTTGTCCATCCGCAGGATGAGATCCCCCGTCTTGGGTCGACGGTCAGTCCTGGCCCTGAAGAGAAAACGTTCCGCGACTACATCCTGGTTCACCCGGAAGGCGCATTTGAACCAATCTACATCTATCTCAGTAAGCCACCGGTACAATTTCTCGATGTAGAGCTCTATAGTGACTTTGAACGTCGCTCGCGTCAGAAACTTTATGAAGCTGATCATATGCCATCAGCAGCAGCGGTTAAGCTTGCGTTGTCGCGTGAATATCCGTTGTTAAGCCCACGAGAGCTGGACAGATTAAGCAAAGACGTTGCGGCCCTGATTGTGCCTATAGCTATCCACCATAACGTCAGCGAGACGTTTGGCGGGAGGAATACGCCCGAGCAGATAGAACGTGACTCACGTGATCTACGAGCCGCACTGGACAGAAACTTTGATGCAGTGAAACCTGAACTGAAAAAAGAAGGTGCAACTGAAGCGCAGCTGGAAGCAGCCAGGGCAAGAATGCACAAACTCAACACTGAAGTGGGACTTTACAAATGACGGTAAAATTAGAGGCGCTGATCCGCAGCTTTGGGAAGTCATATGACGAGCTGGTCTCCCTGGGGCTCATAACCTATAAAACTCCTCCGACTGCTTCTTCCGGGGAACCAGATCTAAATCTGGAGATGGCCAAAGAGGGGTTATTCCTGACCTTCAAACGTCAGGGCCGGATATTCCAGGTTATCACCCTGGCGATCCAGAATGGCAAGGCCAAAAACTGGGTTTTCCCGAGTGAGCTTCCGTTCGGTCTGTTACCGCAGATGGATGTCGACTGGGTACATTCTCACTTCAGCGATCCAATCTATACCCAGCAGCCGAAAGTGATTATGCGCCGGGCATTTGGGCGCTGCGAAGTCTACAAACTCGACGTTGCCGGTTCTGAGGTTGCGATTCAGTTCGACTTCGATATTGCTGAGCACGTAGATAGCGTTACATTCCGACCGCTTTCGCTCGTGAATGCCCTGCTGTCAGGGACGAAGTAACTTATGACAAAGGGCGCTGAATAGCGCCCTCTTTACTCTGCCTAAGCTGGTGGAGCACTACCCCTTAGTATTGCGAGAGCTGGCTCTCTAATGCCAGTTGCTTAATTAGCTGTTGCTCGCATTGCGGTTTTCCCCATGAATCCTGCCAGTTACAGATGTTCAGGTACTTTGCCTCCAGCCTTTCCATCCCATCGAGGTTAGAGATGGCATAGTCTGGCCAGATATCGTGAAACACAACGTCGTAAATTACTCCGGCTGGTGGGCAATATTCCATCGCATCGGCATGAACAATCTCTACACGGGGGTCGTGGGCGAACGTACCACCCACCAGGTTGATGACATCCTGCGATTTTTCTATGACGGTAACATGGGTAATGTCGTCTTTCTGAAGGATGACATGGAGAACCATGCCAAGCCCAAGGCCATTAATGAGAACCCGTCCAGTCGCCTGATCAATGAATGATTCACAGGTACGTATCTCCATTGGGGTGTTAGACATGACCACCTCCCCGCAATGAGATAACCGGCGATAAAAACCAGGTGGAATGTACTCGTCTGGATTATCTGTATGTTGAGCACGTAATGCGAGCGTCAGGGCTTTGTCTTTCGTTATTTCGAAAGTGTCCAGAGTCCAGTTACCAGATTTGCCGTCTTTAACGGGTAAATCAGAAAAGCAGCTTTTCATACACATGCCATAGAAATAGAGAAAATGAATTATCGAATTTTACCATACCATTGAGCCAAAATCGTCGGCTCCAGGCGTTGCTTTAATGGCTACCGTGATTAGGAGGTGCAGTTAACGCTAGCCGTGAGCCAGATTACGCAGATAAGACCCCAACTGCGCCCGCTGATAGCCGATGCCACCGGTCGTGTGTTCGATAATGATGTCGGCATTAAGCAAGCCAATTTTAATACGTCGCTCAATCGCAGCTCGCATCACCAGCTGATATGTTTTCCCTCCGGTCAGAAGTATAGATCGTACTCCTGATGGCCATTCATTTGAGTCGAAAGCAGCTAGTTCGGCGATCATTTTCCCGGCTCGCTCAGCTGTCATGCGTTGCTCATACGGTTCGATAATATGTCCACCATCGATGAAACCGTGTCTTGCTGACAAGATGACAACCGCTGGCCATGTTGTCGGCACGTTAGCGCGAAAAGTCGAATACATAACCCCTTGATAGAGGTTTATTGCCGGGGCTGCTGTCCTGCCTTTTGTTGCCGAGCAGGACATGATAATTAAGTTAGTCATTGTTGCGTTCAGAGCTGGATGGCGGAGAGGAATGATTCCCGCGTGTGGCTGCTGGTGGCTGGGAAAAGAGCCTTCTGTAGATTCTGTTCATCGTATCCATCAGCTGCAAACTGAGCGATCTTCTTTTCGAGTCGCTGTTTAGCTTCGAACAACTTTGCATCCTTGTTGTTTTTCATAAAGCGCAGCATGTAATCAGAGATAATCCGCAGCGGCACTGTAATGTCAGCGTTGACAGCAATGCAGGGCTCATTTCCCTGCAACGCTTCAGTGTGCTCCGCTTCCAGACGGTATTCATCGTCCCCATTCTTTGTGCTCATAAAGTATTGCCCCATGATTAAGATAAGGAACCGTTTCGAGTCTGCTTAATTGTCAGGAGCGAAACACCTGATTTTCGCATCAGACGGAATGAGTCCCCGAGAGTACTGACTGGATTTCCTTCAATACCTTTCGCCGTAACTTCCCGGGCAAGATATTTCATTACCAAAGAAACTTCGTAAGCCAGCGTGGAAATAGCATTGTCAAAATCTTTGGCCTCTGAACCTGCAAGGTATGCATCAGCCACTGAATTACCCATTAGCAACGAATAGGCAATTAGCTTGCCGGTGTTAACTGGATTAAAGTCACAATCACTTGTTATTAGTTGGGAGATCGCGGCCTCCGTACTTTTTTCAAGTCGTTGAGCTGGGCAGTCAGGAGCACTGGCTGCACGACCCATGAGGTAAAACAGAAACGTTTCATCCCTGTACGGGAGTTCCCACATGCCCTCAAGAAAATCATCAAAAGCTTCCTGGATTACTGCTGGTGGCAGCATTGATAATTCTGGGTACAATGCCTGAAAGTCTGCGTGGAGAGATAGATCCTCTTCCCCGCTACATTCAGAAATGCCAACAATAGCATCCAAACCAAGCTCACCTGCTCGGGCCCACAGCGCAGCGGTATTATCCTGATCACTTACGAAAGAAAACGTAGCAGCGGTATCTTTTTTCCATTCCACTTCGATAGACTTAATGTCGTTAAATAATGATTCAGATATTGGAGCAAAACCAGATACAAAATTGGTATTCCAAAGATGACTGTAGGCGTAGATATTGTCATGGCTCTTATGCAGCCATTCAGCGCGTTCAGGGAGACCGTTCAGTGTAAAAGGTTTTTTCAGCACCATCTGCTGGCCACGGTAAGAAAAATCGCCCTCACCGTCGATTTGATGGCCAAGAAGCAGGCGGGCTGCATCAATATTACACTCGTCTCTACTCTGATATTTCCGGGGGATATAGGCGTTGAAATAACGGTGATAGATAGACAAGCTTTGACCGTGGTCGTCGCTGTAGCGCTCATAGGGTTCTGGGAATACTGACCAGTCCTCGATTGCCTCTAAGGCCGTTACCGTTGCCTGCGGTACGAGTTCTGAAGCTAATGACAGGTTATGGTTGTTTTGCTTCACAAGCTGTACAAGTTTCTCGAAGACGAATACTTTTTCACCCTGAACCTGGTAGCTCACTCCTGGTACGCCGTCGATAGCACGTAATTTTTCGCGAAGTGAATCGTCGCCCATGTAATTGTGAAACTCGTCTATAACAATCATTCTTTCGGGTGGGACTTCGTTGGCCATACGGTATTCCTTACGAGTTATCAAAACCTACAACAAATCGGACGGATATGACAAAAGCTTGAATGTTTTTACATCCTATCATGACCCGACAATCCACGAATTTTTATTACCCACGAAACGAGCCCAATTCGTCAGGTGAGTAGCCCGGGATACAATAAGCACAACCGCTACACCAGAAAGGAAAAAATTTATGTACAGCATTACTAATGCCAGATTACAGCGCTTAGGCATCGAGCTTCATGTGCCAGCCTGGACGGTAATGGTTGACAGAAAACGTTCTACCTGGGAGAACACATCCAGGGAAATTCTGGTTTTACTCAATAAAAAAGGCGACCAACTGCTGGCCGTTGAAGAAACATCGTTGAATGCCTGGGACAAGATGGCCGAGGTTATGGCTGAATATGCTGAAACTGAGGAAGGTGTGGCAGAATGGAAGCGGTACAAGTCAGATGGCTGTCCTATGGTTGGTCTCTTTGGTATACCTCTGTAGCAGTCTTGTAAAATCAGAATAGTATCTTTCCAGACCTGTCAAATGGAAGCATTAACAAATTAGTTAACAAAACGGACAATATAACAAAAAGTGGCTGGTAAGCACATTGACCACCTGATAGGCAGGTAGCAGCATAAAAGGGGAACCGAGTAATGAAAGGCTGTATCATCCGAAAAAGATGTTTTCAGAGATGCACTATATGATGGAATAACAAGTTTTTGCAGATACTACCGGCGTAGAGGATGTCCCGAATACCTATAGCTGGAGTATCGATATTCACGGCTTAATACGAATAAACCGAATGGGATATAAATATGGCAATTATTTTGGGTGTTTTATTTGTGATAACATTAACACTTAGCATCTA
This portion of the Citrobacter amalonaticus Y19 genome encodes:
- a CDS encoding DUF6884 domain-containing protein gives rise to the protein MTNLIIMSCSATKGRTAAPAINLYQGVMYSTFRANVPTTWPAVVILSARHGFIDGGHIIEPYEQRMTAERAGKMIAELAAFDSNEWPSGVRSILLTGGKTYQLVMRAAIERRIKIGLLNADIIIEHTTGGIGYQRAQLGSYLRNLAHG
- a CDS encoding DUF6392 family protein, with protein sequence MTVKLEALIRSFGKSYDELVSLGLITYKTPPTASSGEPDLNLEMAKEGLFLTFKRQGRIFQVITLAIQNGKAKNWVFPSELPFGLLPQMDVDWVHSHFSDPIYTQQPKVIMRRAFGRCEVYKLDVAGSEVAIQFDFDIAEHVDSVTFRPLSLVNALLSGTK
- a CDS encoding S-type pyocin domain-containing protein; this translates as MATPEARINDAPATDQTVTQHAQTAKKKKPASADDKGSWFSRMFGGRKESATDSAPAAAAAAMTITRTPLQLALAEGSGLALLRLLGGAASTAGTWLVETSPIGAGVVGALWSTKLNSGEQDFIDSMRLRQLAESRGEADTRVRFMWRDNGGRLEPVGFNVAQGSGLDKVPVRMLQKNWRTGAYEFVEDGEKRPTLVWTPDNPGFTLPTNTGNTDTPYLPSSVLVHPQDEIPRLGSTVSPGPEEKTFRDYILVHPEGAFEPIYIYLSKPPVQFLDVELYSDFERRSRQKLYEADHMPSAAAVKLALSREYPLLSPRELDRLSKDVAALIVPIAIHHNVSETFGGRNTPEQIERDSRDLRAALDRNFDAVKPELKKEGATEAQLEAARARMHKLNTEVGLYK